TTCAAGTAGCAACAGAAATGGATACAATAGATCCACGCTTTCTATCATTCGACTACAAGATTACTTTCAATGTTTTCAAGAAACCTCGATGGATTCCAACAAGAGTCTATGATGATGGAAAGAAGACCTATATAACCTTCGGTGAAGAAGTCTTACAGATGGAATTACCAGGGATCTTTGAAAATAAGGCCGACGTGGTAAATTATCGCCCACAGGGGAATTTGATTGTCATTGATAAGCTTATCGAGCGTGTGACAGTCAAGTACAAAAAAGAGCGAATTACAATCGAGAAGAAAAAGGGGTAAGTAATGAGTCAATATGACGAGGAAACCGGCCTTGTTCTTTCGGATGAAGATGAAATTGCACGAGAAGCAGCGCTGGAAGAAGAAAAAGGTACCGAAGATGTTTCTTCAGAAAAAGATGGTGCTTCAGTTGAGCCGAAAACAGTTGTTCCGAGGATTAACAAAAACTCATTTTGTTGTTGGCCGGTGGGCTTGCTTCCCTCATCGTTGTTGTTTCGATTATCTCCCTTCTGAGAGCAAAAAAAGAAGAAGATGGAAGACGGCGTCGCTTCTGAATTGAATGTCCCTGACTTTTCTGTGCAACCTAAGCCCTACGAGGAACG
The sequence above is a segment of the Teretinema zuelzerae genome. Coding sequences within it:
- a CDS encoding TrbG/VirB9 family P-type conjugative transfer protein — protein: MDTIDPRFLSFDYKITFNVFKKPRWIPTRVYDDGKKTYITFGEEVLQMELPGIFENKADVVNYRPQGNLIVIDKLIERVTVKYKKERITIEKKKG